In Janthinobacterium sp. J1-1, a single genomic region encodes these proteins:
- a CDS encoding tail fiber protein codes for MGTILGVGFAFPPRGWMTCNGQLLNVNNNAALFALLGTQYGGDGINTFGLPDLRGRVAVGQNQAGMASRIPGGNGAAGGTVSSTFVAPGTGSATATLTVANLPAHNHSATFTAGSGGAPITVDINVSTTDATSAAPLNSGYLAAGASDGSSPPFLYAEGGTLTKLNAATATVSGGGGSGTVTVGNTGGGAPVVAAVTTTTNGSVPTVPPFQTIQYIICINGIFPSRN; via the coding sequence ATGGGTACCATTCTTGGCGTAGGCTTTGCTTTTCCACCACGCGGCTGGATGACATGCAATGGCCAGCTGCTGAACGTTAATAACAACGCGGCCCTGTTTGCATTGCTCGGCACGCAATATGGCGGCGACGGCATCAACACCTTCGGCTTGCCCGATTTGCGCGGCCGCGTCGCCGTGGGCCAGAATCAGGCCGGCATGGCGAGCCGCATTCCGGGCGGCAATGGCGCCGCCGGCGGCACCGTGTCCAGCACGTTCGTCGCGCCAGGCACCGGCTCCGCCACCGCCACCCTGACCGTCGCCAACCTGCCGGCCCACAACCATTCCGCGACGTTTACGGCCGGTAGCGGTGGCGCGCCCATCACCGTCGACATCAATGTCAGCACCACCGATGCCACGTCAGCGGCACCGCTGAACAGCGGCTACCTGGCCGCCGGCGCCAGCGATGGCAGCAGCCCGCCGTTCCTGTATGCCGAAGGCGGCACGCTGACCAAGCTCAATGCCGCCACGGCGACCGTGTCCGGCGGCGGCGGCAGCGGCACCGTCACGGTTGGCAATACCGGCGGCGGCGCCCCCGTGGTGGCAGCGGTCACCACCACCACCAACGGTAGCGTGCCCACCGTGCCGCCGTTCCAGACGATACAGTACATCATCTGCATCAACGGCATTTTCCCTAGCCGCAACTAA
- a CDS encoding class I SAM-dependent methyltransferase has protein sequence MSGVDRAAEQAELAQIARAIADPARPLASLIGETGQLRAFVERHSQLSMAGSDRMTEGESTLPSGWAISPVQAALCAREPLRSAAFIQGLAAAIHAASTPQRPVSVLYAGCGPFALLALPLMAIFSPLQVQFTILEVHQEALDYARALIEELGYGAHVAAFVCADAATWRIAPDAMPDVIVSETMNTALGKEPQVAIMRNLFVQAPQAALVPAAIAVHLGQPGRAMDEPCADWGRIFEVNAASILAWQGQQGGSLPAASIRLPAQLARAPKLLTRIQVHGQIVLHDYDCSLNLPLHLPGKPQLTGSETLAFSYQLGSTPGLACEVLR, from the coding sequence GTGAGCGGCGTTGATCGCGCCGCCGAGCAGGCGGAGCTGGCGCAGATCGCCCGCGCCATCGCCGATCCGGCGCGTCCGCTGGCCTCGCTGATCGGCGAAACCGGACAGCTGCGCGCCTTTGTCGAGCGCCACTCGCAGCTGTCGATGGCGGGCTCGGACCGCATGACCGAGGGTGAAAGCACCTTGCCCAGCGGTTGGGCGATTTCACCGGTGCAAGCGGCGCTGTGCGCGCGCGAACCGCTGCGCAGCGCCGCCTTCATCCAGGGCCTGGCGGCGGCCATCCACGCCGCGTCCACGCCGCAGCGGCCGGTATCGGTGCTGTATGCGGGCTGCGGCCCGTTTGCCTTGCTGGCCCTGCCGCTAATGGCGATTTTTTCGCCCTTGCAGGTACAGTTCACCATCCTCGAGGTGCACCAGGAAGCGCTCGACTATGCGCGCGCGCTGATCGAAGAGCTCGGTTATGGCGCGCACGTGGCGGCATTCGTCTGCGCCGACGCCGCGACCTGGCGCATCGCGCCCGATGCGATGCCGGACGTGATCGTCAGCGAGACCATGAATACGGCACTGGGCAAGGAACCGCAGGTGGCCATCATGCGCAATCTGTTCGTACAGGCGCCGCAGGCGGCACTGGTGCCTGCCGCCATCGCGGTGCATCTGGGCCAGCCGGGACGCGCCATGGACGAGCCGTGCGCCGACTGGGGCCGCATCTTTGAAGTGAATGCCGCCAGTATCCTGGCGTGGCAAGGACAGCAGGGCGGTTCCCTGCCGGCCGCCAGCATCCGCCTGCCGGCGCAGCTGGCGCGCGCGCCGAAACTGCTGACGCGCATCCAGGTGCATGGCCAGATCGTGCTGCACGATTATGACTGCAGCCTGAACTTGCCGCTGCACCTGCCGGGCAAGCCGCAACTGACGGGATCGGAAACGCTGGCTTTTTCCTATCAGCTGGGCAGCACGCCGGGCCTGGCGTGCGAGGTATTGCGCTGA
- a CDS encoding tail fiber protein produces MDPILGSVILCPYTFAPQGWMFCNGQTLNIQTNAALYALLGIQFGGNGQTTFNLPDLRGRIPVAVNNTVAPDRIVTAPVNAQGQPTRPGVVGDTLGANVRLVSTGGISFALTVNNLPAHTHAATVSSGSSTVDVTLTASLDEATDPAPTAGGYLATAASSSAAVTNMYLPALGSNGSVTLAKASGQVSFNPTVTNASTGSGVPVAAPITLTAQNAPTPPFLAMQYIIAVEGVFPQRN; encoded by the coding sequence ATGGATCCGATTTTAGGTAGTGTCATCTTGTGTCCCTACACCTTTGCACCGCAAGGCTGGATGTTCTGCAATGGCCAGACCCTCAATATTCAAACCAATGCCGCGCTGTACGCACTGCTCGGCATACAGTTTGGCGGCAATGGCCAGACCACCTTCAACCTGCCCGACTTGCGCGGACGCATCCCGGTGGCGGTCAACAACACCGTCGCGCCCGACCGTATCGTTACCGCCCCCGTCAATGCGCAGGGCCAACCGACCAGGCCAGGCGTGGTGGGCGACACCCTGGGCGCCAATGTGCGCCTGGTCAGCACCGGCGGCATCAGCTTCGCGCTGACGGTCAACAATCTGCCGGCACACACCCACGCCGCTACCGTGTCGAGCGGTTCGTCGACAGTCGACGTGACCCTGACCGCCTCGCTCGATGAAGCCACCGACCCCGCGCCGACGGCCGGCGGCTACCTGGCCACCGCCGCATCGTCCAGCGCTGCTGTCACCAATATGTACCTGCCGGCGCTGGGCAGCAACGGCAGCGTAACCCTGGCCAAGGCAAGCGGACAAGTCAGCTTCAACCCGACCGTCACCAACGCCAGCACCGGCAGCGGCGTACCGGTCGCCGCGCCCATCACGCTGACGGCGCAAAACGCGCCAACGCCGCCCTTCCTGGCCATGCAGTACATCATCGCCGTGGAGGGAGTTTTCCCGCAACGCAACTGA
- a CDS encoding amino acid permease, whose translation MTAVGNTEATELKRGLKSRHIQLIALGGAIGTGLFLGIAQTIKMAGPSVLLGYGIAGVIAFLIMRQLGEMVVDEPVAGSFSYFADKYCGHLPGFLSGWNYWVLYVLVSMAELTAVGIYVQYWWPGVPTWVSALVFFCVINAISLLNVKAFGEMEFWFALIKVVAIIGMIVFGAYLLASGDAGPQASVANLWQHGGFFPNGWQGLVMAMAVIMFSFGGLELVGITAAEADDPSTTIPRATNQAIYRILIFYIGALGILLSLYPWQNVVTGGSPFVLIFHALDSNLVATALNVVVLTAALSVYNSGVYCNTRMLFGLAKQGNAPRALLHLNRRGVPLVALGVSALATGICVVVNYFMPGEAFEVLMGLVVSALIINWAMISWIHLRFRAQKKIEGKTTLFRSLGYPFTNYLCLAFLAGILVIMFLTPGLRISVYLIPVWLGALGIGYWIRQSKAKA comes from the coding sequence ATGACGGCAGTCGGTAATACGGAAGCGACAGAACTCAAGCGCGGGCTGAAAAGCCGCCATATCCAGCTGATCGCCCTGGGCGGCGCGATCGGCACCGGCCTGTTCCTGGGCATCGCGCAAACCATCAAGATGGCGGGGCCGTCCGTGCTGCTCGGCTACGGCATCGCCGGCGTGATCGCCTTCCTGATCATGCGCCAGCTGGGCGAGATGGTGGTCGATGAACCGGTGGCCGGCTCCTTCAGCTACTTTGCCGACAAATACTGCGGCCACCTGCCCGGCTTTCTGTCGGGCTGGAATTACTGGGTGCTGTATGTGCTGGTCAGCATGGCCGAACTGACGGCCGTCGGCATCTATGTGCAGTACTGGTGGCCGGGCGTGCCGACCTGGGTCTCGGCGCTGGTGTTCTTTTGCGTGATCAATGCCATCAGCCTGTTGAACGTCAAGGCCTTCGGCGAGATGGAATTCTGGTTCGCGCTGATCAAGGTGGTGGCCATCATCGGCATGATCGTCTTCGGCGCCTACCTGCTGGCGTCCGGCGACGCCGGACCGCAGGCCTCGGTGGCCAACCTGTGGCAGCACGGCGGCTTTTTCCCGAACGGCTGGCAAGGCCTGGTCATGGCGATGGCCGTGATCATGTTCTCGTTTGGCGGGCTGGAGCTGGTCGGCATCACGGCGGCCGAAGCGGACGATCCCAGCACCACCATTCCGCGCGCCACCAACCAGGCCATCTACCGCATCTTGATCTTTTATATCGGCGCGCTGGGCATTTTGCTGTCGCTGTACCCGTGGCAGAACGTGGTTACCGGCGGCAGCCCCTTCGTGCTGATCTTCCACGCACTCGACAGCAACCTGGTGGCCACCGCCCTGAACGTGGTGGTGCTGACGGCCGCGCTGTCCGTCTATAACAGCGGCGTCTACTGCAACACGCGCATGCTGTTCGGCCTGGCGAAACAGGGCAATGCGCCGCGCGCGCTGTTGCACCTGAACCGCCGCGGCGTGCCGCTGGTGGCGCTGGGCGTGTCGGCGCTGGCCACCGGCATCTGCGTGGTGGTCAATTATTTCATGCCCGGCGAAGCGTTCGAAGTGCTGATGGGGCTGGTGGTGTCGGCCCTGATCATCAACTGGGCCATGATCAGCTGGATCCATCTGCGCTTTCGCGCACAAAAGAAAATCGAAGGCAAGACCACCCTGTTCCGGAGCCTGGGCTATCCATTCACCAACTACCTGTGCCTGGCGTTTTTGGCCGGCATCCTGGTGATCATGTTCCTGACCCCGGGCCTGCGCATTTCCGTGTACCTGATTCCCGTCTGGCTCGGGGCGCTGGGCATCGGTTACTGGATACGACAAAGCAAGGCCAAGGCCTGA
- a CDS encoding tail fiber protein, producing MDPLIGTIMLAAFPFAPKGWMFCNGQILNISTNNVLYALLGVQFGGDGKTTFALPDLRGRIPVALNNTVAPDRIVTAPVNSAGAPTRAAQNGDTLGANVRLASTGAANITLTVNNMPAHTHAATVSSGSSTVDVTLKAALDEATDPAPTAGGYLATAASSSAAVTNMYLPALGTNGSVTLAKASGQVSFNPAVTNAITGSGTPIIAPVTLTAQSAPTPPFLAMNYLIAVEGIFPMRN from the coding sequence ATGGATCCACTTATCGGCACCATCATGCTGGCGGCATTCCCTTTCGCACCGAAGGGCTGGATGTTTTGCAATGGCCAGATACTCAACATCAGCACCAACAACGTGCTGTACGCGCTGCTGGGCGTGCAATTCGGCGGCGACGGCAAGACCACCTTCGCCCTGCCCGACTTGCGTGGCCGCATTCCGGTGGCGCTGAACAACACGGTCGCGCCTGACCGCATCGTCACCGCGCCGGTCAATAGTGCAGGCGCACCGACGCGGGCGGCGCAAAATGGCGACACGCTGGGCGCCAACGTGCGGCTGGCCAGCACCGGCGCAGCCAACATCACGCTGACGGTCAACAATATGCCGGCACACACCCACGCGGCCACCGTGTCGAGCGGCTCGTCGACGGTCGACGTTACCTTGAAGGCGGCCCTGGACGAGGCCACCGACCCCGCGCCAACGGCCGGCGGCTACCTGGCCACCGCCGCATCGTCAAGCGCTGCGGTCACCAATATGTACCTGCCTGCACTGGGCACCAACGGCAGCGTCACCCTGGCCAAGGCCAGCGGACAGGTCAGCTTCAACCCGGCCGTCACCAACGCCATCACCGGCAGCGGCACGCCGATCATCGCGCCGGTCACGCTGACGGCGCAGAGCGCGCCGACGCCGCCCTTCCTGGCGATGAATTACCTGATCGCCGTCGAAGGCATCTTCCCGATGCGCAATTAA